Proteins encoded within one genomic window of Bradyrhizobium sp. CB1717:
- a CDS encoding YbhN family protein has product MHGLLTALKRGFKRWIGWRRLGIAASVFIIAFAITTLVRTLKGIDTGVILTALTEIPRGSIGLAAICVFFAFCTLTFYDFFALRTIGKKHVPYRIAALSSFTSYSIGHNIGATVFTGGAIRFRIYSDYGLNAIDVAKICFLSGLTFWLGNIFVLSIGMAIHPDAASSMDQLPSSLNRLIALGGLASIGAYLVWLCMGEKRRELGQKGWKVVLPSAPLTLVQILIGVVDLGFCATAMYLLMPANPPIDFLSLAVVFILATLLGFASHAPGSIGVFDAAMLVALPEFGREQLLATLLVFRLLYFVIPFGLAISIMGTRELWMNVVEPWQERRRLAEACAQANLPKQVAPMERERLLRQANKR; this is encoded by the coding sequence ATGCACGGACTGCTGACCGCGCTGAAACGCGGCTTCAAGAGATGGATTGGCTGGCGACGGCTCGGAATTGCCGCGAGCGTGTTCATCATCGCCTTCGCCATCACAACGCTGGTGCGGACCCTCAAGGGCATCGATACCGGCGTGATCCTGACCGCGTTAACCGAGATTCCCCGCGGCAGCATCGGGCTGGCGGCGATCTGCGTCTTCTTCGCGTTCTGTACGCTGACCTTCTACGACTTTTTTGCACTGCGAACGATCGGCAAGAAGCACGTTCCCTATCGCATCGCAGCGCTCTCCAGCTTCACGTCCTATTCGATCGGCCACAACATCGGCGCCACGGTTTTTACCGGCGGTGCGATCCGCTTCCGGATCTATTCGGACTATGGGCTGAACGCGATCGACGTCGCGAAAATCTGCTTCCTGTCGGGCCTGACCTTCTGGCTCGGTAACATCTTCGTGCTCTCGATCGGCATGGCCATCCATCCGGATGCCGCGTCCTCGATGGATCAGCTCCCCTCGTCGCTCAACCGGTTGATCGCGCTCGGCGGCCTCGCCTCGATCGGCGCCTATCTGGTCTGGCTCTGCATGGGCGAGAAGCGGCGCGAGCTCGGGCAGAAGGGCTGGAAGGTGGTGCTGCCCTCGGCGCCCCTGACGCTGGTGCAGATCCTGATCGGCGTGGTCGATCTCGGCTTCTGCGCCACGGCGATGTACCTGCTGATGCCGGCCAATCCGCCGATCGACTTCCTCTCGCTCGCCGTGGTGTTCATCTTGGCGACGCTGCTCGGCTTCGCCAGCCACGCGCCCGGCTCGATCGGCGTGTTCGACGCCGCCATGCTGGTGGCACTGCCCGAATTCGGCCGCGAGCAGCTCCTGGCGACGCTGCTGGTGTTCCGTCTGCTCTATTTCGTGATCCCGTTCGGCCTCGCCATCTCCATCATGGGCACGCGCGAGCTCTGGATGAACGTGGTCGAGCCTTGGCAGGAGCGACGGCGGCTGGCGGAGGCCTGCGCCCAGGCCAATCTGCCCAAGCAGGTGGCGCCGATGGAGCGCGAACGGCTGCTGCGGCAGGCCAATAAACGGTAG
- a CDS encoding MFS transporter, which yields MRANTIKYESFDDAARAQRAGSRLATLLTLAAMSLGYGVVQLDVTIVNTALDAMGKTLGGGVAELQWVVSAYTIAFAAFILTSGALGDRIGAKRVFMAGFAIFTAASLACALSPNAIVLIAARLVQGLAAAILVPNSLALLNHAYTDDRARGRAVAIWAAGASLALTAGPFVGGVLITLVGWRAIFLVNLPIGLMGLGLSWRYATETTRAPSREIDLPGQLAAIGALGALAGAIIEGGALGWDHPAVLAAFAAALVVGVLFVWRESRAAQPMLPLSLFGHRLFTLTALVGLLVNIAIYGLIFVLSLYFQRINGLSAWWTGLAFVPMMAAVLPVNLLAPRLAERIGACPTIVVGASISALGCLGLLWIEADTRYWMICAQMIAISGGLGLLVPPLTSTLLGSVEKARSGIAAGVLNATRQTGSVLGVALFGSLVASEGAFMAGLHASLAVSASVLLLAAAAIGIGAPSRG from the coding sequence ATGCGAGCTAACACCATCAAATATGAATCCTTCGACGACGCGGCCCGCGCGCAGCGTGCCGGCTCGCGTCTTGCGACCTTGCTGACGCTGGCCGCGATGAGCCTCGGCTATGGCGTGGTGCAGCTCGACGTCACCATCGTCAACACCGCGCTCGATGCGATGGGCAAGACGCTCGGCGGCGGGGTGGCCGAGCTGCAATGGGTGGTCAGCGCCTACACCATCGCCTTTGCAGCCTTCATCCTGACATCGGGCGCGCTCGGCGACCGGATCGGCGCCAAGCGCGTCTTCATGGCGGGCTTCGCCATCTTTACCGCCGCCTCGCTCGCGTGCGCGCTGTCGCCCAACGCCATCGTGCTGATCGCGGCACGATTGGTCCAGGGGCTGGCGGCGGCGATCCTGGTGCCGAATTCGCTGGCGCTGCTCAATCATGCCTATACAGACGATCGTGCGCGGGGCCGGGCTGTTGCGATCTGGGCTGCCGGCGCCAGCCTGGCGCTCACCGCGGGTCCCTTCGTCGGCGGCGTGCTGATCACCCTGGTCGGCTGGCGCGCGATCTTCCTCGTCAACCTCCCGATCGGCCTGATGGGTCTTGGGCTGAGCTGGCGTTATGCGACCGAGACCACGCGCGCGCCCTCGCGCGAGATCGATCTGCCCGGCCAGCTCGCAGCGATCGGCGCGCTGGGGGCGCTGGCCGGCGCGATCATCGAGGGCGGCGCGCTCGGCTGGGATCATCCGGCCGTGCTCGCGGCCTTCGCGGCGGCCCTGGTCGTGGGCGTGCTGTTTGTCTGGCGGGAAAGCCGAGCGGCGCAACCGATGCTGCCTCTGTCGTTGTTCGGTCACCGGCTGTTTACCCTCACCGCGCTCGTCGGACTGCTGGTGAACATCGCGATCTACGGATTGATCTTCGTGCTCAGCCTTTACTTCCAGAGGATCAACGGGCTGTCGGCGTGGTGGACCGGGCTCGCCTTCGTGCCAATGATGGCGGCGGTGCTGCCGGTCAATCTGCTGGCGCCGCGCCTTGCCGAGCGCATCGGCGCGTGCCCGACCATCGTCGTCGGCGCCAGTATCTCGGCGCTGGGCTGTCTCGGCCTGCTCTGGATCGAGGCTGACACGCGCTATTGGATGATCTGCGCGCAGATGATCGCGATCAGCGGCGGCCTCGGGCTGCTGGTGCCGCCGCTGACCTCGACCCTGCTGGGCAGTGTCGAGAAGGCGCGCTCCGGCATCGCGGCCGGCGTCCTGAACGCGACGCGGCAGACCGGCAGCGTGCTCGGCGTTGCGCTGTTCGGCTCGCTGGTGGCCTCGGAGGGGGCCTTCATGGCCGGCCTGCACGCCTCGCTGGCCGTATCGGCCTCCGTCCTGCTGCTTGCCGCCGCGGCGATCGGGATCGGCGCGCCCTCGCGAGGATGA
- a CDS encoding MFS transporter: MSAVVSAADVRRSRVRLLIVTMLFLVTTVNYADRATLSIAGPALSKELHLDPVAMGWIFSAFGWSYVVAQVPGGWLLDRYGSRLVYAFSIIIWSLFTLMQGWVGFLSAGAAIVVLFALRLLVGVAEAPSFPANARIVAAWFPGNERGTASAFFNSGQYFATVIFAPLMGWIAHTYGWRFVFFVMGALGVVMGLVWLKTIYGPKEHPSINEAEFDYIKEGGALVDLDAPKDDQLRERAPEAGSGWDHIRQLLSNRMMLGVYLGQYCINTLTYFFLTWFPVYLVKERGLSILQAGFVATLPALCGFIGGVLGGIISDAILRRTGSLTMARKIPIVGGMLLSMSIIACNYVDGQAMVVGFMALAFFGKGIGALGWAVVSDTSPKEAGGVSGGLFNTFGNLSSITTPIVIGYILAATGSFNGALVFVGLNALVAAFAYLVIVGKIERVTLKRSS; the protein is encoded by the coding sequence ATGAGCGCAGTGGTGTCCGCAGCGGACGTGAGAAGATCTCGCGTCAGGCTGCTCATCGTGACCATGTTGTTCCTGGTCACCACCGTGAATTATGCCGATCGCGCCACGCTCTCGATCGCCGGCCCCGCGCTCTCGAAAGAGCTGCATCTCGATCCCGTCGCCATGGGCTGGATCTTCTCGGCCTTCGGCTGGTCCTATGTCGTAGCGCAGGTGCCGGGCGGCTGGCTGCTCGACCGCTACGGCTCGCGCCTCGTCTATGCCTTCAGCATCATCATCTGGTCGCTGTTCACGCTGATGCAGGGCTGGGTCGGCTTCCTCAGCGCCGGCGCTGCCATCGTCGTGCTGTTCGCGCTCCGCCTCCTTGTCGGCGTCGCGGAAGCACCGTCCTTCCCCGCCAACGCCCGCATCGTCGCCGCCTGGTTTCCCGGCAACGAGCGCGGCACCGCATCGGCATTCTTCAATTCCGGGCAGTATTTCGCCACCGTGATCTTCGCGCCGCTGATGGGCTGGATCGCGCACACCTATGGCTGGCGCTTCGTGTTCTTCGTGATGGGCGCGCTCGGTGTCGTCATGGGCCTCGTCTGGCTCAAGACCATCTACGGCCCGAAGGAGCATCCCTCGATCAACGAGGCGGAGTTCGACTACATCAAGGAAGGCGGCGCGCTGGTCGATCTCGACGCGCCCAAGGACGATCAGCTGCGCGAGCGTGCGCCCGAGGCCGGCTCCGGCTGGGACCACATCCGCCAGCTGCTCTCCAACCGGATGATGCTCGGCGTCTATCTCGGCCAGTACTGCATCAACACGCTGACCTATTTCTTCCTGACCTGGTTTCCGGTCTACCTCGTCAAGGAACGCGGCCTGTCGATCCTGCAGGCCGGCTTCGTCGCGACGCTGCCCGCCCTGTGCGGCTTCATCGGCGGCGTGCTCGGCGGCATCATCTCGGATGCGATCCTGCGCCGGACCGGCTCGCTGACGATGGCGCGCAAGATCCCGATCGTCGGCGGCATGCTGCTGTCGATGTCGATCATCGCCTGCAACTATGTCGACGGACAGGCGATGGTGGTCGGCTTCATGGCGCTCGCCTTCTTCGGCAAGGGTATCGGCGCGCTCGGTTGGGCGGTCGTCTCCGACACCTCGCCGAAGGAAGCCGGCGGCGTCTCCGGCGGCCTGTTCAACACCTTCGGCAACCTCTCCTCGATCACCACCCCTATCGTGATCGGCTACATCCTGGCGGCGACCGGCTCGTTCAACGGCGCGCTGGTGTTCGTCGGCCTCAACGCGCTGGTGGCCGCCTTCGCCTATCTCGTCATCGTCGGAAAGATCGAGCGGGTGACGCTCAAACGTTCCTCCTGA
- the gudD gene encoding glucarate dehydratase, which produces MAETEISGAPVVTAMQVIPVAGRDSMLLNLSGAHAPFFTRNIVILTDNAGHTGVGEVPGGQKIWQTLQDARDLVIGKTVGAMNNILADIRTAFADRDAGGRGKQTFDLRVMIHAVTAIESALLDLLGQHLNLPVAALLGEGQQRKSVETLGYLFFVGDRRKSKLDYVTGETGKPDWFNLRHQEAMTPETVVRLAEATHDHYGFADFKLKGGVLRGEQEIEAVTAIAKRFPNARVTLDPNGAWSLDEAIRLCKDMHGILAYAEDPCGAEAGFSGREIMAEFRRATGLPTATNMIATDWRQLSHALRLGAVDIPLADPHFWTMQGSVRVAQTCRDNGLTWGSHSNNHFDISLAMFTHVGAAAPGKVTAIDTHWIWQDGQALTKEPLQIKGGKIAVPDRPGLGIEIDRAAVEAAHELYKKHGLGARDDAMAMQDLIPGWTFDDKRPCLVR; this is translated from the coding sequence ATGGCCGAGACTGAGATTTCTGGTGCACCGGTCGTCACGGCGATGCAGGTGATCCCGGTCGCCGGCCGCGACAGCATGCTCCTCAACCTCAGCGGCGCGCATGCGCCGTTCTTCACCCGCAACATCGTCATCCTCACCGACAATGCCGGCCACACCGGCGTCGGCGAGGTGCCGGGCGGACAGAAGATCTGGCAGACGCTCCAGGACGCGCGCGATCTCGTGATCGGCAAGACCGTCGGCGCGATGAACAACATCCTCGCCGATATCAGGACCGCCTTTGCCGACCGCGATGCCGGGGGCCGCGGCAAGCAGACCTTTGACCTGCGGGTGATGATCCATGCGGTCACGGCGATCGAATCCGCCCTCCTCGACCTGCTCGGCCAGCATCTCAACCTGCCGGTCGCCGCCCTGCTCGGCGAAGGCCAGCAGCGCAAGAGCGTCGAGACGCTCGGCTATCTCTTCTTCGTCGGCGACCGCCGTAAATCCAAGCTCGACTACGTCACGGGCGAGACCGGCAAGCCCGACTGGTTCAACCTCCGCCACCAGGAAGCGATGACGCCCGAGACCGTGGTCCGGCTCGCGGAAGCCACCCACGACCATTACGGCTTCGCCGACTTCAAGCTCAAGGGCGGCGTGCTCCGCGGCGAGCAGGAGATCGAGGCCGTCACCGCGATCGCAAAGCGCTTCCCCAACGCGCGCGTCACGCTGGACCCGAACGGCGCCTGGTCGCTGGATGAGGCGATCCGCCTCTGCAAGGACATGCACGGCATCCTCGCCTATGCCGAGGATCCCTGCGGCGCCGAGGCCGGCTTCTCCGGCCGCGAGATCATGGCCGAGTTCCGCCGCGCCACGGGCCTGCCGACCGCGACCAACATGATCGCCACCGACTGGCGGCAGCTCTCCCATGCGCTGCGCCTGGGCGCGGTGGACATCCCGCTCGCCGATCCCCATTTCTGGACCATGCAAGGATCGGTGCGCGTGGCCCAGACCTGCCGTGACAACGGCCTGACCTGGGGCTCGCACTCCAACAACCACTTTGACATTTCGCTCGCGATGTTCACCCATGTCGGCGCCGCTGCTCCCGGCAAGGTCACCGCGATCGATACCCACTGGATCTGGCAGGACGGCCAGGCCCTGACAAAAGAGCCGCTCCAGATCAAGGGTGGCAAGATCGCCGTGCCTGACAGGCCGGGCCTCGGCATCGAGATCGACCGCGCCGCCGTCGAGGCCGCGCATGAGCTGTACAAGAAGCATGGACTCGGCGCCCGGGATGACGCTATGGCCATGCAGGACTTGATCCCCGGCTGGACGTTTGACGACAAGCGTCCCTGCCTCGTCCGTTAA
- a CDS encoding LysR substrate-binding domain-containing protein, with the protein MFDLNQLRCFVTVAEELHFGRAAARLNMTQPPLSRQIQVLEHIIDAPLLERTSRSVRLTPAGRSFLPEARRILKLAESASQVARRIALGKTGSLKIGFTAAAAYGFLPELVAACRAKLPEVDFSLKEMVSGDQFEALTSGQIDAGLLRPPIARPELTSRRVVAEPLLAAIPKKHPLANAESITIKDFDDQPFVMYSPYESRYFHDLLVALFTRADVLPRYVQHLSQIHSILAMVRAGLGLAIVPAAAASLKISDVRLRPLKLRTRVPVELFMVWRREDENPLLSALVKIAGELSSAETMED; encoded by the coding sequence ATGTTCGACCTCAACCAGCTCCGCTGTTTCGTCACGGTGGCGGAGGAATTGCATTTCGGCCGCGCCGCCGCGCGGCTGAACATGACCCAGCCGCCGCTGTCCCGGCAGATCCAGGTGCTCGAGCACATCATCGACGCGCCGCTGCTCGAGCGCACCAGCCGCTCGGTGCGCCTGACGCCGGCGGGACGCAGCTTCCTGCCGGAGGCGCGGCGCATCCTGAAGCTTGCCGAAAGCGCCTCGCAGGTCGCCCGCCGCATCGCGCTCGGCAAGACCGGCTCGCTGAAGATCGGCTTCACCGCTGCCGCCGCCTACGGCTTCCTGCCCGAGCTGGTCGCCGCCTGCCGCGCCAAGCTGCCCGAGGTGGACTTCTCACTGAAGGAAATGGTGTCGGGCGATCAGTTCGAGGCCCTGACCTCCGGCCAGATCGACGCCGGCCTGCTCAGGCCCCCGATCGCGCGGCCCGAGCTGACCAGCCGCCGCGTCGTCGCCGAGCCCCTGCTCGCCGCGATCCCGAAGAAGCATCCGCTGGCCAATGCCGAGAGCATCACCATCAAGGACTTCGACGACCAGCCCTTCGTGATGTATTCGCCCTATGAGAGCCGCTACTTCCACGACCTGCTGGTGGCCCTCTTCACCCGCGCCGACGTGCTGCCGCGCTACGTCCAGCATCTCAGCCAGATCCACTCCATCCTCGCCATGGTCCGCGCCGGCCTCGGCCTTGCCATCGTGCCGGCCGCGGCCGCGAGCCTGAAAATATCGGATGTGCGGCTGCGCCCGCTGAAGCTGCGCACCCGCGTCCCGGTCGAGCTGTTCATGGTCTGGCGCCGCGAGGACGAGAATCCGCTGCTGTCGGCGCTGGTCAAAATCGCCGGTGAATTGTCCTCCGCGGAGACGATGGAAGATTGA
- the kdgD gene encoding 5-dehydro-4-deoxyglucarate dehydratase, producing the protein MSKMTPQEMAQKIGSGLLSFPVTPFKADYSFDEATYRANMDWLCGYDVAGLFAAGGTGEFFSLTPTEVPEVVKVAVDETKGRVPVLAGTGYGTAIAREIAIGAEKAGADGLLLLPPYLTHSEQEGLAAHVEAVCASVKIGVIVYNRDNAILQPDTLARLAERCPNLVGYKDGIGDIELMTRVYTKLGDRLTYVGGLPTAETFALPYLDMGVTTYSSAVFNFVPEFATNFYAAVRKRDHAAIHAGLKDFILPLIAIRNRKKGYAVSIIKAGMKVIGRDSGPVRPPLTDLTEQEVAELAALVKKLPAARSSQQAAE; encoded by the coding sequence ATGAGCAAGATGACCCCGCAGGAAATGGCCCAGAAGATCGGATCGGGCCTCCTGTCCTTCCCCGTCACGCCGTTCAAGGCGGACTATTCCTTCGACGAGGCGACCTACCGCGCCAACATGGACTGGCTGTGCGGCTATGATGTCGCAGGTCTCTTCGCCGCCGGCGGCACCGGCGAGTTCTTCTCGCTGACCCCGACCGAGGTTCCTGAGGTCGTGAAGGTCGCCGTCGACGAGACCAAGGGCCGCGTGCCCGTCCTCGCCGGCACCGGCTACGGCACCGCGATCGCCCGCGAGATCGCGATTGGTGCGGAAAAGGCCGGCGCCGATGGCCTCTTGCTGCTGCCGCCTTATCTCACCCATTCCGAGCAGGAGGGCCTCGCCGCCCATGTCGAGGCGGTCTGCGCCTCCGTGAAGATCGGCGTCATCGTCTACAACCGCGACAACGCCATCCTCCAGCCCGACACGCTCGCGCGCCTCGCCGAGCGCTGCCCGAACCTCGTCGGCTACAAGGACGGCATCGGCGACATCGAGCTGATGACCCGCGTCTACACCAAGCTCGGCGATCGCCTGACCTATGTCGGCGGCCTGCCGACCGCCGAGACCTTCGCGCTGCCCTATCTCGACATGGGCGTGACAACCTATTCCTCGGCCGTGTTCAACTTCGTGCCGGAGTTCGCCACCAACTTCTACGCCGCCGTGCGCAAGCGCGACCATGCGGCGATCCACGCCGGGCTGAAGGACTTCATCCTGCCGCTGATCGCGATCCGCAACCGCAAGAAGGGTTATGCGGTCTCGATCATCAAGGCCGGCATGAAGGTGATCGGCCGCGATTCCGGCCCGGTCCGCCCGCCGCTCACCGACCTCACCGAGCAGGAGGTCGCGGAATTGGCCGCGCTGGTGAAGAAGCTGCCCGCCGCACGATCGTCACAACAGGCTGCAGAATAA
- a CDS encoding ferritin-like domain-containing protein, translating into MGLFTKDIKTMNDLFVHQLQDIYYAEQQLTKALPKMASKATDPQLKQGFLTHLEETKQHVTRLEEVFRMHGVAVKAVDCPAIDGIIEEADETAGEVADKAVLDAALINAAQAAEHYEIVRYGSLIAWAKQLGRNDCATVLAKTLEEEKATDKKLTALAESKVNLRAAS; encoded by the coding sequence ATGGGACTGTTCACAAAGGACATCAAGACCATGAACGACCTGTTCGTGCACCAGCTCCAGGACATCTACTATGCCGAGCAGCAGCTCACCAAGGCGCTGCCGAAAATGGCCAGCAAGGCCACCGATCCGCAGCTGAAACAGGGCTTTTTGACGCACCTCGAAGAAACCAAGCAACATGTCACGCGGCTCGAGGAAGTGTTCAGGATGCACGGCGTTGCCGTGAAGGCGGTCGACTGCCCGGCCATCGACGGCATCATCGAGGAGGCCGATGAGACCGCCGGCGAAGTCGCCGACAAGGCGGTGCTCGACGCCGCGCTGATCAATGCGGCGCAGGCCGCCGAACATTACGAAATCGTACGCTACGGCAGCCTGATCGCCTGGGCCAAGCAGCTCGGCCGCAACGACTGTGCCACCGTGCTGGCCAAGACGCTGGAGGAGGAGAAGGCGACCGACAAGAAGCTGACGGCGCTAGCCGAGAGCAAGGTGAATCTGCGCGCGGCGAGCTAG
- a CDS encoding MFS transporter — translation MARVGNSSIPSGARSEFGKTATIFVVGCLIGALFAGSTIATPLYVIYKQQFGFSQITLTLIYAVYVVGNLTALLVFGRMSDQVGRRRTAVIAIGIAITGALVFLLAHGVASLYVARVLSGLAIGIGAGTGTAWLAELIAEQDRSRATVIATIANFTGLGLGALIAGLLAEYVALPLRTPFIAYLAVLVVVSILLAFARETVDRPLAAFAQLSIRPRAGVPSSIRPRFVAPAVTGFGAMALVAFFAALAPSVLANELHVTSHAVAGAIFLELAAAVALVIALTRSLSSRTAMLWSLGLMLPSLALLVTAQFVGSLAVMIASTATCGVAAGLGYRGSLQVVNQIAPDGRRAEVVSAYFICCFLGNALPVIGIGVLSSLTSLTVASLVFAVTIAAFAVIALMFGLKYKAGPAAPQDE, via the coding sequence ATGGCAAGAGTTGGCAACTCCTCAATTCCGTCTGGCGCACGATCAGAGTTCGGCAAGACCGCAACCATCTTTGTTGTCGGATGCCTGATCGGCGCCCTGTTCGCCGGCAGCACCATCGCAACCCCGCTCTACGTCATCTACAAGCAGCAGTTCGGCTTCTCCCAGATCACCCTGACGCTGATCTATGCCGTCTACGTCGTCGGCAATCTGACCGCATTGCTGGTGTTCGGCCGGATGTCGGACCAAGTCGGGCGGCGGCGCACGGCGGTCATTGCCATCGGCATCGCCATCACGGGCGCATTGGTCTTCCTGCTCGCACACGGTGTCGCCTCCCTTTACGTCGCACGGGTGCTGAGCGGCCTCGCCATCGGGATCGGCGCCGGAACCGGCACTGCCTGGCTCGCCGAACTGATCGCCGAACAGGACCGTTCCCGCGCCACCGTGATCGCGACGATCGCGAATTTCACCGGTCTTGGTCTCGGCGCGTTGATCGCCGGCCTGCTTGCCGAATATGTCGCGCTTCCGCTGCGAACGCCGTTCATCGCCTATCTCGCGGTGCTGGTCGTTGTCTCGATCCTCCTCGCCTTCGCGCGCGAGACCGTCGATCGGCCGCTGGCCGCGTTCGCGCAGCTGTCGATCCGGCCGCGTGCCGGCGTTCCGTCGTCGATCCGGCCGCGCTTCGTGGCGCCCGCGGTGACAGGCTTCGGCGCGATGGCCCTCGTCGCCTTTTTCGCCGCGCTGGCACCGAGCGTGCTCGCCAACGAGCTTCATGTCACCAGCCATGCCGTCGCCGGCGCGATCTTCCTCGAGCTGGCAGCCGCTGTGGCGCTGGTCATCGCGCTGACGCGCTCACTCTCCAGCCGCACCGCCATGCTGTGGTCGCTCGGCCTGATGTTGCCGAGCCTTGCCCTGCTCGTGACGGCACAATTCGTGGGTTCGCTCGCAGTCATGATCGCCTCGACCGCGACCTGCGGCGTGGCGGCGGGCCTCGGCTATCGCGGCAGCCTGCAGGTGGTGAACCAGATCGCGCCGGATGGTCGCCGTGCCGAGGTGGTCTCGGCCTATTTCATCTGCTGCTTTCTCGGAAACGCGCTTCCGGTGATCGGGATTGGCGTGCTCTCGAGCCTGACCAGCCTGACCGTGGCGAGCCTGGTGTTTGCCGTGACCATTGCGGCCTTCGCGGTGATTGCCCTGATGTTCGGACTGAAATACAAGGCCGGGCCGGCGGCGCCGCAAGACGAATAA